One stretch of Microvirga lotononidis DNA includes these proteins:
- a CDS encoding DinB family protein: MKPHFAMMAGYNAWCNERVYDAAAQLSDADYRADRGAFFKSVHGTLNHLLATDRIWLKRFTAQGEAPNRLDAVLFENFDDLRDARRKEDERIVAYIEGLSEADLAGRIRYKTITNPAEIEQPLAPALIHLFNHQTHHRGQVHCLLTGFGLDAPALDLILFQRQTGMGLA; the protein is encoded by the coding sequence ATGAAACCGCACTTTGCCATGATGGCGGGCTACAATGCATGGTGCAACGAGCGCGTCTACGATGCCGCCGCGCAGCTTTCCGACGCCGACTACCGCGCGGATCGCGGCGCTTTCTTCAAATCGGTCCACGGCACCCTGAACCACCTCCTCGCCACGGACCGGATCTGGCTGAAGCGCTTTACGGCGCAGGGCGAGGCGCCGAACCGGCTCGATGCGGTCCTGTTCGAGAATTTCGATGATCTTCGGGACGCGCGCCGGAAGGAAGACGAGCGGATCGTCGCCTATATCGAGGGGCTCTCCGAGGCCGATCTCGCAGGCCGCATCCGCTACAAGACGATCACGAACCCGGCGGAGATCGAGCAGCCCCTCGCGCCGGCCCTGATCCATCTCTTCAATCATCAGACGCACCACCGCGGGCAGGTGCATTGCCTGTTGACGGGCTTCGGCCTCGATGCGCCTGCTCTCGACCTGATCCTGTTCCAGCGCCAGACCGGAATGGGCCTCGCATGA
- a CDS encoding thioesterase family protein, with amino-acid sequence MNLWLRVLQLIVASFFRPRLDPVRDVSRLAFRVWPHDLDTSLHMNNGRYWTLMDLGRSDIMIRSGLWRPIFRHGWVPVVAAGQIRFRRELRLFRSFTLETRILTWSDSHVVMEHRLVSTARDGSPILNAIALVRAGVYDRRKKSFVPMSRLLEEVGIQEKAPAASPEVEAFLRAEEALKSAA; translated from the coding sequence ATGAACCTGTGGCTGCGCGTCCTTCAGCTGATCGTCGCCTCGTTCTTCCGGCCGAGGCTCGATCCGGTGCGGGACGTGTCACGCCTGGCCTTCCGGGTGTGGCCGCATGACCTCGACACCTCGCTCCACATGAACAACGGGCGCTACTGGACCCTCATGGATCTCGGCCGTTCCGACATCATGATCCGCTCCGGTCTGTGGCGGCCCATCTTCAGGCACGGCTGGGTGCCCGTGGTGGCGGCGGGGCAGATCCGGTTCAGGCGGGAGCTCAGGCTCTTCCGGTCCTTCACCCTTGAAACCCGTATCCTCACCTGGTCCGACAGCCATGTGGTGATGGAGCATCGGCTGGTCTCGACGGCCAGGGACGGCAGCCCGATCCTCAACGCCATCGCCCTCGTCAGGGCCGGGGTCTACGACCGCCGCAAGAAGAGCTTCGTGCCCATGAGCCGCCTGCTCGAAGAGGTCGGCATTCAGGAGAAGGCGCCTGCGGCGTCGCCCGAGGTCGAGGCTTTCCTCAGGGCCGAAGAGGCGTTGAAGAGCGCCGCCTGA
- a CDS encoding 2-hydroxychromene-2-carboxylate isomerase → MPRTIDYYFSLVSPWAYIGHAPFMEVAQKHGVEVNYKPVFLGRVFSETGGLPLAQRHPARQRYRIVELQRWREKRGLTFNINPKHWPFDVNLADRFVIAITASGRSPDAFLRRAFAAIWEEERDLGDPLVLSELAEQAGLDSSALMDVVTGSTTEAIYALNLENAVAGDVFGSPAYVLDGEVFWGQDRLELLDDALSSGRSPYTPNP, encoded by the coding sequence ATGCCCCGCACCATCGATTACTACTTCTCCCTCGTGAGCCCCTGGGCCTATATCGGCCACGCGCCCTTCATGGAGGTCGCGCAGAAGCACGGGGTCGAGGTCAATTACAAGCCTGTCTTTCTCGGGCGGGTCTTCTCGGAAACCGGGGGCCTGCCGCTCGCTCAGCGTCATCCGGCGCGCCAGCGTTATAGGATCGTCGAACTGCAGCGCTGGCGCGAGAAGCGTGGCTTGACCTTCAATATCAATCCGAAGCACTGGCCCTTCGACGTGAACCTCGCCGACCGCTTCGTCATTGCGATCACGGCCTCCGGCAGGAGCCCGGATGCTTTCCTGCGCCGAGCCTTCGCGGCCATCTGGGAGGAGGAGCGGGACCTGGGTGATCCGCTCGTCCTGTCCGAGCTGGCGGAACAGGCGGGACTCGACTCGTCCGCGCTCATGGACGTGGTGACCGGCAGCACCACGGAGGCGATCTATGCCCTCAACCTGGAGAATGCCGTCGCGGGCGACGTCTTCGGGTCGCCGGCCTATGTGCTCGACGGCGAGGTGTTCTGGGGCCAGGACCGGCTCGAACTTCTCGACGACGCGCTGAGCTCCGGGCGCTCGCCCTATACGCCGAACCCCTGA
- a CDS encoding aspartate/glutamate racemase family protein: MQTIGLIGGMSWESSAEYYRIINQEANRRLGGVRSAQCLMYSVDFEDIKRMQHEGDWDSLAQAMQEAASRLERGGADFIVLCTNTMHRVANAISSAVSLPLLHIADPTADRIRAAGFNRIGLLGTAFTMEQDFYKGRLHERHGLDVIVPDEEDRRIVHEIIYKELVLGVIKPESRHAYRDIIARLIERGAQGIILGCTEIMLLVSDEDSAVPLFDTTTIHAVAAVDRALTVG, translated from the coding sequence ATGCAGACCATCGGACTTATCGGCGGCATGAGCTGGGAAAGCTCGGCCGAGTATTACCGCATCATCAATCAGGAGGCGAACCGGCGGCTCGGCGGGGTGCGCTCGGCGCAATGCCTGATGTATTCCGTCGATTTCGAGGACATCAAGCGGATGCAGCACGAGGGTGACTGGGACAGCCTCGCACAAGCGATGCAGGAGGCAGCATCGCGCCTGGAGCGCGGCGGGGCGGATTTCATCGTCCTGTGCACCAACACCATGCACCGGGTCGCCAATGCGATTTCATCGGCCGTGAGCCTTCCGTTGCTTCACATCGCGGATCCCACGGCCGACAGGATCAGGGCTGCCGGATTCAATCGGATCGGCCTTCTCGGAACCGCTTTCACGATGGAGCAGGATTTCTACAAGGGCCGCCTGCACGAGCGTCATGGGCTCGACGTGATCGTGCCGGACGAAGAGGATCGGCGGATCGTGCACGAGATCATCTACAAGGAACTCGTGCTTGGGGTCATCAAGCCGGAATCGCGCCACGCCTACCGGGATATCATCGCGCGCCTGATCGAACGTGGCGCGCAGGGCATCATCCTCGGCTGCACGGAGATCATGCTGCTGGTCTCCGACGAGGACAGCGCTGTGCCCCTCTTCGACACGACGACGATCCACGCGGTTGCGGCAGTGGACCGGGCGTTGACGGTGGGTTGA